In Candidatus Thermoplasmatota archaeon, the sequence ACGACGAGACCAATTCCCAGCGCCCGGGCGGCGGACTCGAGCTCTGCGGTGAGGCTGCCCTCCGGGACGGCCAGGTAGGCATAGGTCGCGTCCGTGGCGTATACACCGACCTGCGCCAGCGCCTTGCGGAGGTCGCCGTGCGAGCCCTTCGCCTCCACTATTGCGAGTTCCTTCCTCCTGAGCAGGATCATGTCCGGCGTCCACGTCCTGATGCGGACCCTGCGGGCGAGCTTGTGGCCCCTGCCCCTGAAGAAGGCTTCCACGGCGTCCAGGACCTCTCTCTGCGTCACGATGCCCTGTGACTTGCTGTATTTCATGTATGGATAGATATATCCGCAAATGGATATAAGCATTATGCTGATGACGAGTGTTGCATCCAGACCGGCGGGAAGGTCCCTCCAACAGGCTCACGCTTCGGCGTGACATCCACAGTCTCCAACATGGATTTGAGGCGTTCATGATCGTTTTGGCGAAAGGGTCTACGTCTCCCAAGAGGCGCTGCCCAGCACGACCGAGTAGTCTTCGAAGAAGATATGCAGCTCGTAGGAGCCGCTCGGGTCGCAGGTGATCATGAAGCTGTCGCCGCCCGTCAGCTTCCCGTCCCCATCCCAATCGGCGAAGTCAATCGACGCTGTCGGGGTCCCGGACAGCGGTTCCATCACGTCGACCACGGAACCGTTTCGATGGAGCACCGCCTTGAAGAGGGAAAGGTCCTTTGCCTGGCTGACACCGCCGACCCGGATCCTCCACTGGTTGGCGCTCACTTCCTCGGGAGCGTCGAAGCCGACATTTGGCAGCAGGACGCTGGTTCCCGGAGTCAGATTGGGTGACCAAGGAAGGAGGAGCACCAGGGCGACGAGGACGGCAATCATCGCGATCCACGGAATCGCCGTCCAGGGAACGGTCCTCTTGGCCTTGGCGGGCGGTTCTCCCTCCATGCTTCCTCCCGGACTGAGTATGCCCTGGAGCGTTCATAACCGTTTTGGCGAGTGCGCCTCTCGCGGGCAATCGATTCACTGCTCAGAACAGCTTCGAGAAGTCATCGTAGACGTTCTCTCTGTGTCCGATGAACAGCACGACCACCCTGTTCTTCTCCTCATCGATCTCGTAAATCGCCCTGTGGTCTCCGATCCTCAGGATCCAGAAATCGGAATACCTCAATCGCTTGCCTCTCTCCGGGTGGGTCTCCAATTCCCTTGGTTTGCTCTCTATCCTCTTCCTTGTCGCCCTGTCCAACTTCGACGGGGAACTGGCGGATTTCGGGTGAAGGAAGACCTTGAAACTCATTCGGTTTCCTCAAGAGGCACGAGGATCTCAGGCTTCTCCCTCGCCTCTCGGCTTCTCTCCACCAGCATCTTGTAGAACTCCCGGGTCCTCTGGCGTTCCTCGTACAGGGCGAGAATGGTCTTGATCGCATCGCTTCTGCTTCTGAACCTGCCCTTGGCCACCCAGCGGTCTATCCCTTCGACCACTTCCTCTGGCACCCTCACTTGGATCTGAACCATGCTATTGCCTGTAAACGTAATCGTCTACGCAGTACTTCAACCTCTGCTCCAGGCTCTCACGAAACTCCGTGAAGGCGACGGAGGCATGGACCTGGCGGGCGAGTTCGGGAGCGGAGGGGGTGGGGAGACCCTGGTTGTCACGAGGACAAGTCCTGCTCGTTCTGACCCAGCCCCCCGTGACCTGTGTGGAATAGAACACGTGGAAGAGAATGCAGGCCAGTGATTGAGGCTTCTTGAAGATGATGGCCCTACGTCTCCCACGCCTCGCTTCCATATACGGAACCAGAGTCCCTCCAGACCATGACGAGCTCGTAGGATCTCGAAGGATCGCACTCGACCAGGAAGTAATCGCCGGCGCTCAACTTGCCGTGTCCAGCCAGATCCACGAACGTCAGATGAGTTGATGGCTCATCGGTGATAGGATCCAGCTCTTCGACGATGGTTCCATTCTCCAGAAGTATCGCCTCCCATCCATGGGATTCCGCTGGTCCATTGACCACGGTGACGGTGACCTTCCATTCGGTGGCGCTCATCTGCTCGGGATTTGAGAACCAAACACCACGGTATTGACCGGTCTCACGGAACATGAGACCAGCGAGGAGCGCGGCCAATATGAGGAACAAGACCGCCAGGACAACGGCTGTTCCCACCACCACGGGGAGGAAAAGCCTGTCCTCGCGAAGCCTGGGCTGTCCGGGCACCTGCCCCAGGCACAGAATCGCTCGCATCGGCAACTTCTTCGTCCGCATCCACTCCTTCAAAGACGCGACGCTGCTAATACCATCAAATGAACAACACACGTCCACTTAATCCTTTCCGACGGAGAACCTCAAGGATGACGTCTCTTGCTCAAAGATGACAATGGCAGACTGGGCTTCAATCGACAGACCCTTCCGTTGGCAACCAGCATCAGAGGAGTGCGACAGGAACGGACGGAAGTCTTTAAACAGATAACGCGATTCCCAGCACAGAGGAGATGCTTGCACGGCCCTAGCCGTGCGATCGGGTGGAGGAGATGAAGACACTTGACGAGTTCGCACTTCTGACCGGGCTCCAGAGAAGGGACAAGGTCGTCTTCGGGCTGTACCGAGGCTACCCGGTCCAACTGGTCTCGGCGATCCTGGACAACTGGCGGCTGACGGTCTCCTTCCGCGTGGCGGCCGACTACGAGCGCGCCAGGATGTTCGAGATCAAGCGCGCCGTGAGGGCTGCCGGCCTCGTGGGCAAGGGCAAGGTCATGCCCGACCACATATTCATCGAGATGGCGGGACTGCTGGGCCGGGCCCGGGCTCCACAGATCATCCAGGTGCTCGACAGCGTCATCGGCTTCATCAGCGGGGCCCCGGTCGCGAGCCCGATACCAGTCGCACCGGGGAGCCTGGCCGCGCCCGCAGGAGGGGTCGCGATCGGCGAGTTCGCGGACCTCACGGGGATGAGGCGGGAGGGCAATGCAGCCTTCGGTCAGTACAGGGGCTACCTGGTCAAGCTCACCGCCGCGCTCACGGACCACTACGCGGACTACTCCGAGATGATGGTCATGTTCCCTCAGGCGGGCGATCATGTCCGCGTCGGGGAGAGGCTCGACGTCGGGCCCATCCTGGAAGACGCCGGGCTCGCGGGCAACGGCAGGGTGGACCCGGGCCGCGTCTCGATCGGGATGGGGGAAGGGCAGGACCGCCCGGAGGCTGCGCAGATCAAGCGGGCGCTCGACGGCGTCATCGACGTCATGGCCGAGCTCACGCCCCCCTACGGGAACGTCTGCATGGAGTGCGGGGGCCTGGGCGTCGAGAGGACCGTTCTCGCGAGCGGCATGCCCTTCATGCTCTGCAGACCGTGTCTCCACAGGGCAACGGAGGACCTGCCCGAGACCCGGGTCCGGATGGGATTTGCACGCGAACGGACGGGACCGGACTACGGGACGGGACTTACCTACGGGATCCTTGCCATGATCGGGATGGCCTTCCTCTGGGGAATGATCTCGGCCGCGACGAACCTGACCTTCTACTATCTCGGCTTCATCGTCGGTTTCGCGGTCGCCTACGCCAATGCCTACGGCGCGAAGAAGGTCACAGGCGGCGTGTTGACCCTCGGTATAATCCTGGCGATGGTCGCCTCCTTCCTGGGCGAGGTGCTCTTCATCGTGTTCCTGTTGATGAAGGAGGGGATCCCCCTCGGCTACTTCGCCGAGGCTTTCGGTTGGTACCTGGAAGCTGAACCCTGGAATTTCGCGTTGGCGATGATGCTCGGGCTCGTGGGAGCCGGGGTCGCCTCGTATGTCGCACACACGAGCATCGGGATGCGAAAGCGGAGATAGGGCGCGCCGATGTGACCTGCGTCCGATCGACGCCTGCGGTTCGGGCTCGAAGGCGATCATGATCGTCTTGGCGAAAGGATTATCTCTTGCGCCCAGATTGAACAGCGGAGGAGGCGATACCGTGCAGTACCCTGAGGGAATGAGCGAGATAAACAGGAAGATCCACGAGGCTCGAGCTCTCTGGTGGGGAAAGAGGAACTACGCCAGAGCGGTGGAGGCCTACGCGGAGGTCGAGAAGATGTGGGAGGAGATGCCCTCCGAGGATCCTGACGAGGCCTACTCGAAGCGCGTGAACGGAGAGGTCCTGTACATCACCCTCGGGAATCTGATGGAGGCCATGGGCGAGCGGGAGAGAGCGATGGACTGCTACCGCAAGGTCTACGATCTCAGGGCCACCCATGTTCCAGAGGATTACCCCTTCTCCCTGGCATTCAACCTCCCGGTCTTCGACCCTAAGCCCGCGCTCAGAGAGCTGAAGGATCTGAAGAATCGACTCGTGAAGGCGGAGAAGCGCCCTACGCTGCCCTTCCACTTCCCGATGCTCTCTCTGAAGCTAGCCGAGGCTCTCATCGACGAAGGGAGGGTTGAAGAGTCGAGAGAAGTCTTGCTGGACTTCCTCGATATCGTTGACAGGGTCGAGAGAGTGGAGGAAATGCGGAAGGTTCGTGGTCAATTGCTCGGGTCGATGCACCAGTTCATGGCTTCCCACGCCTGCGAGCTTCTCGGCGAGAGGGAGAGGGCGCTGTCCCATCTTGAGAAGGCGGCTCGGTTGGTCGAAAAGCACGAGAGCGACATAGACGCACGTTGGAGGACGAATTGGGACAAAGGTCACTGGTACGAGGAGGCGGGAGCGATCTTCGAGAAGCTTGACCCGCGCAGGGCTCTGGAGTACTACGACAACGCCGAGCACCACTACGCGAAGGCGATGAGCGACCGTGAGTATCCCGACGAGTACTCGAGCTCCTTCTATGACCAGGAGTTCGATCGTCAGCTCGGACCCGCATCGGTCCTATTCCGCTATGACACCTTCGCCAGGCTGGCACTGCGGAGACATAGGGTCGTCGCCGTGATCGACGGTGAGGCGGGCTATCCGCTGAGGAGGAGGCCGAGAGGGGCAGGGAATCCATAATCGTCCTGGCGAAAGGACTCGTGGAAACGAGAATCGCAAGCCCGGGTTCGAAGGTCTGGCAAGGAGATTTGTTCCCGTCACGGAATGACGAATTTCGCAACGTCAGAAATCGCTCGAAATGTGGCGGATTGCCCTGATTGGTTTGGCATTTCTTTAAATAACTTGTGCAACAGAGAAAGGAACCATGAGTGCCTCGGACAAGAACGGGAACTTCGCGAAATGTGCGCTCTGGAGCGCCGGAACAAGCAGCGAGGAGCAAGCGAGGAGCAAGGTTTCAGCAAGAGACCTACAAGGAACCTGCAAGGAAGGAGCAAGGATCCCGCAAGGATGTAGCAAGTATGTCCCTGGTAAGTCCCTAGGACATCACAAGAAACCTGCGGAAGAACTGCAAGAGACCTGCAGACCCGAGCAGCGCCACGATCGCTCGCGCCTCGAGACGCGACTCCCGAACAAGGCACCAAGGAAGTACAAAAATGGACACAAGAAAGAACGTAGTGATGCGATTCGCATCAGGAAAGCTGGGTGACCAAGTGGTCGCAAGAGAATGGAAGGGAATACCCTATCTGGCGAACGTGCCCAAGTTCCCCAAGGACAGGGAGTTCTCCGAGAAACAGATGAGCCAGCAGGAGAAG encodes:
- a CDS encoding type II toxin-antitoxin system RelE/ParE family toxin gives rise to the protein MSFKVFLHPKSASSPSKLDRATRKRIESKPRELETHPERGKRLRYSDFWILRIGDHRAIYEIDEEKNRVVVLFIGHRENVYDDFSKLF
- a CDS encoding ribbon-helix-helix domain-containing protein, with amino-acid sequence MVQIQVRVPEEVVEGIDRWVAKGRFRSRSDAIKTILALYEERQRTREFYKMLVERSREAREKPEILVPLEETE